One Grus americana isolate bGruAme1 chromosome Z, bGruAme1.mat, whole genome shotgun sequence DNA window includes the following coding sequences:
- the PRUNE2 gene encoding protein prune homolog 2 isoform X4 produces MDIPFAEDVLSPSSTEMRPEPPNSLDLDGSHPRRIKLTAPNINLSLDHSEGSVLSDDNLDTPDEIDINVDDLDTPDEADSFEYTGQEERTAAKDASQEESESIPEYTAEEEREDNRLWRTVVIGEQEQRIDMKVIEPYKKVISHGGYYGDGLNAIIVFAACFLPDSSRTDYNYVMENLFLYVISTLELMVAEDYMIVYLNGATPRRKMPGLGWMKKCYQMIDRRLRKNLKSFIIVHPSWFIRTILAVTRPFISSKFSSKIQYVNTLAELREMIPMEYVDIPDSIVKLDEELRETSETAKTSCLSNDPEMTSVEQDIDMTLK; encoded by the exons ATGGACATCCCCTTTGCTGAGGATGTACTAAGCCCCAGTTCTACAGAGATGAGACCTG AACCTCCCAATTCTCTTGATCTTGACGGTTCCCATCCCAGAAGGATAAAGCTCACTGCTCCAAATATCAATCTCTCTTTGGACCATAGTGAAGGGTCTGTACTTTCTGATGATAATTTGGATACACCGGATGAAATTGACATCAATGTAGATGACCTTGACACTCCTGATGAAGCAGACTCTTTTGAATACACTGGACAAG aagagcGGACTGCTGCTAAGGATGCTTCCCAGGAGGAGTCAGAATCAATTCCAGAGTACACTGCTGAAGAGGAGCGAGAGGACAACAGGTTATGGAGAACAGTGGTTATTGGAGAACAAGAACAAAGGATTGATATGAAAGTCATTGAACCTTACAAAAAGGTCATTTCACATGGAG gATACTATGGTGATGGTCTGAATGCTATCATTGTGTTTGCAGCATGCTTCTTGCCGGACAGCAGTCGAACTGATTACAACTATGTCATGGAAAATCTTTTCCT CTATGTAATCAGTACCTTAGAGCTGATGGTAGCTGAAGACTATATGATTGTATACTTGAATGGAGCAACACCAAGGAGGAAAATGCCTGGACTGGGTTGGATGAAAAAATGTTACCAGATGATTGATCGAAG attACGGAAGAATTTGAAATCATTTATTATTGTTCATCCATCATGGTTTATCAGGACAATTCTGGCTGTGACACGACCTTTTATAAG ctCTAAGTTCAGCAGTAAGATACAGTACGTCAACACATTGGCAGAGCTTCGTGAGATGATTCCAATGGAATACGTGGACATACCAGACAGTATTGTCAA ACTGGATGAAGAGCTGAGGGAAACTTCAGAAACAGCTAA AACTAGCTGCCTCTCAAATGATCCAGAAATGACTTCAGTGGAGCAGGA CATTGACATGAccctgaaataa